The stretch of DNA ATTGTAGTCTCTAGACACTAGCTTTATCCCTTCAACATCGTAAGTGTTGCCCGCATAATGAACTGGAACTATCGCTTTCGTGTTTTTACTTATCCTCCTTGACACATCCTCAAGTGATATTGTAATGTATTCATCCTCAACATCTACAATCACTGGCTTTATACCAGTGTGAATGGCCATCTCAACGGCAGATACGAATGTTATGCTAGGTATTATTACTTCATAACCTTTTAAGTTAAAAGCATCGTAAAGCAGGTGTAATCCTGCAGTGCAAGATGATACTAACTTTAGTCTATCTTCCCGAATGCCAAGAAACCTAGAGAGTAGATTTACAAACTCTCTATTTCTCTTTCCAGTCGTGAGCCAGCCAGTTCTGATCGTCTTGAAAACTTCAAGATAGTCGTAGATAGTGATAGGTGGTTTGTAAAAAGGAATCTTCATATCATCTTTTCTGTTCAACCGACAGACTTACTTCTACCGCTCCTCCTATCCTAACCCTATCCATAACCTCAATAACCATCTGGTAAGGAATATCCTTATCCCCCCTTATGATAACAGGGACATTCGGATCTCTTACCGTTATTCTCTTTATCGCTGAAGATAAATCTTGAAGTGAGATCGGATAGTCATTCAAGAACAATTTGTTATCTCTCGTTATCGTAACTATTATTTGAGTTCTTGGTTGAGAGTCGGAGATTATGGATTTTGGAAGATTGACATTTATTGAGGATGTCTTTATTATCGTTGAGGTAAGCATAAAGAATATTGTAAGTAGAAACATCACATCTATGAGTGGCGTAGGCTCAATACCAACCCTGATAGTATTTCTTCTAGATCTAGAGTTGTTCATACAACAGAATTATACTCAACTAGTAGTAGGTTATTCAAATAGCACACCAAAGTTGTAATATAGATTTATGTGTTAAGGTAATTTGTGTTTTAATTGAATACCCTAAGATGAAATCTAAAATTCATACCAACTCGTAGAATAAAAACCTAAACTTTGTTGAGACAATAAAATACATCCTACCAATAGTCTCTCGCAAAATTGATTATTGTATTGTTATGAGATTCATTCAAAAACTACAATACCATAAAACGAGACTTTTTCACAAAACCTTCTTTATAACCTACATCATATTTTTTTGAAATCAGCAATTTTGAAATCAGCAATATAGTTCTAAATAATTCTTACTGTCATTTATGAGTCTTGATAGCATACAACTTTCCAGTATTCCATCAGAGGATAGAGATTACATAAGAAAAGTATCTCTGAAAACATTGATAAACTTTTTTTCATCTGAAATCATAGGTTTTGGGTTTGGAGTTCCAGTAGCTGTTATTATTGCGATAGGATATGGTAATATCGCAGATATCTTTATGGATGTCTACTTTCTACCGGTCGCCGTCATGACAGTAGTTATCGTCACTTTTGTAGCGTTCCCAACCAATGTTTTTCTCGTAAGACATCTTATCAAGTTTATATTGAAAAACGACATTGAAAGTTTCAAGGAGTTTTTGTTTTCTACATCCAAGATACCGCTCTACGCATCTATAAATCTATTCTTCAGAATAACAATAGGAGGTTTGATAGCAGACATATGGGGTTTTGTAAGGCACGGAGATGTTTCAATACAAACATTTATAGCACTCTTCATATCTCCTACCTTTGGAGCATGGACTGCTAGTATCGTGTATTTCTTCGTTCTTCAAAACATATTAGGAGACTACAATGTAAAGATGAGTAAATACATATCTATAAAGAGTAAAAGTGAAATCATCAAACACGGAAGGTTATCTATAAGATTTTTGTATCCTACATTCATAACTCTAACAATACTTATGAGTTCTCTAATAATATCTTCTGGAAGCACTCTAGGTGCAGCAGCTTGGGGTCAGGTTCTGATAGCAATAGCGACTATTACAGTCTTATCGTTGCTATTTATGACCTCTCATATAACTTTAAGAAAGCTTTTCAACAGTGTTAATTACGTGCTTGAGAACTGGAGTGAGGTTAAGCAGAGTTCCCCAAGTTTCGGAATGTATGACATAGAGGACATCATAAGAAACCTTCACCAACTCAACCAGTTATCAAAATATGCAGACGAAACACTCAAAGAGATTGTCAAATCAACTCAAAATATTCCTGACAAAATACTCTCTTCTCTGAAGATTATTGAGAATGCGATCAACA from Spirochaetota bacterium encodes:
- a CDS encoding biopolymer transporter ExbD — encoded protein: MNNSRSRRNTIRVGIEPTPLIDVMFLLTIFFMLTSTIIKTSSINVNLPKSIISDSQPRTQIIVTITRDNKLFLNDYPISLQDLSSAIKRITVRDPNVPVIIRGDKDIPYQMVIEVMDRVRIGGAVEVSLSVEQKR